In Candidatus Methanosphaera massiliense, the following are encoded in one genomic region:
- a CDS encoding LemA family protein, whose amino-acid sequence MDWLLIIIVIIIIAIILLLVKYYNDLVNGKNRVSNAWSQIDVQLQRRNDLIPNIVETVKGYASHEKSTFEQITQARSNMAHASSVKEVAEADNMLTDALKSLFAVAEAYPDLKANQNFLELQQELSDTEDKISYARQFYNDTVLKYNNLCQQFPSNIVASIFHFEESEFFEAQEGTRAAPNIKF is encoded by the coding sequence ATGGATTGGTTACTGATAATTATTGTAATTATAATTATTGCAATTATATTATTACTAGTAAAATACTACAATGATTTAGTAAATGGTAAAAACAGAGTGTCTAATGCATGGAGTCAAATAGATGTACAGCTACAAAGACGTAATGATTTAATACCAAACATTGTAGAAACAGTTAAAGGATATGCAAGCCATGAGAAATCAACATTTGAACAAATTACTCAGGCAAGATCAAACATGGCACATGCTTCAAGTGTTAAAGAAGTAGCTGAAGCAGATAATATGCTAACAGATGCATTAAAATCTTTATTTGCAGTAGCAGAAGCATATCCTGATCTAAAAGCTAACCAGAATTTCCTAGAATTACAACAAGAATTATCTGATACAGAAGACAAGATATCCTATGCAAGACAATTCTATAATGACACCGTACTAAAATATAATAACCTATGTCAACAATTCCCAAGTAATATAGTAGCAAGTATATTCCATTTTGAAGAATCAGAATTCTTTGAAGCACAGGAAGGAACTCGTGCAGCACCAAATATAAAATTCTAA